In Ciconia boyciana chromosome 3, ASM3463844v1, whole genome shotgun sequence, a genomic segment contains:
- the CNR1 gene encoding cannabinoid receptor 1 isoform X1 produces the protein MRISSDAFFPPLSLSETNKTGVMKSILDGLADTTFRTITTDLLYVGSNDIQYEDMKGDMASKLGYYPQKFPLSSFRGDPFQEKMTAGDDPLLSIIPSDQVNITEFYNKSLSTFKDNEENIQCGENFMDMECFMILNPSQQLAIAVLSLTLGTFTVLENLLVLCVILHSRSLRCRPSYHFIGSLAVADLLGSVIFVYSFVDFHVFHRKDSPNVFLFKLGGVTASFTASVGSLFLTAIDRYISIHRPLAYKRIVTRPKAVVAFCVMWTIAIVIAVLPLLGWNCKKLNSVCSDIFPLIDETYLMFWIGVTSVLLLFIVYAYMYILWKAHSHAVRMIQRGTQKSIIIQSTEDGKVQITRPDQTRMDIRLAKTLVLILVVLIICWGPLLAIMVYDVFGKMNKLIKTVFAFCSMLCLLNSTVNPIIYALRSKDLRHAFRSMFPTCEGTAQPLDNSMESDCQHKHANNAGNVHRAAESCIKSTVKIAKVTMSVSTDTTAEAL, from the exons ATGAG GATTTCCTCCGATGCATTTTTCCCTCCCCTAAGTCTCTCTGAAACCAACAAGACTGGGGTTATGAAGTCAATCCTAGATGGCCTCGCAGATACAACTTTCCGAACAATCACAACAGATCTCCTTTACGTGGGCTCCAACGATATCCAGTACGAAGACATGAAAGGCGACATGGCATCCAAGCTGGGATACTACCCCCAGAAGTTCCCCCTCTCTTCCTTCAGGGGTGATCCTTTCCAAGAAAAAATGACTGCAGGAGATGATCCCCTGTTGAGCATTATTCCCTCAGATCAGGTCAACATCACAGAGTTTTACAACAAGTCCCTGTCCACGTTTAAGGATAATGAGGAGAACATACAGTGTGGGGAGAACTTCATGGATATGGAGTGCTTTATGATCCtgaaccccagccagcagctggccATCGCCGTGCTGTCGCTCACCCTGGGCACCTTCACGGTCCTAGAGAACCTCCTCGTCTTGTGCGTCATCCTCCACTCCCGAAGCCTCCGATGTAGACCCTCCTACCATTTCATCGGCAGCCTGGCTGTGGCCGACCTCCTGGGCAGCGTGATTTTTGTCTACAGTTTTGTGGATTTCCATGTTTTCCACCGGAAGGACAGCCCCAACGTCTTCTTGTTCAAACTGGGTGGAGTTACAGCCTCCTTCACCGCCTCCGTAGGTAGCCTTTTCCTCACGGCAATAGACCGGTACATATCTATACACAGGCCACTAGCTTACAAAAGGATTGTTACCCGACCAAAGGCTGTCGTAGCGTTTTGTGTGATGTGGACCATCGCTATTGTAATAGCCGTTCTTCCTCTGCTCGGCTGGAACTGCAAAAAGCTCAACTCTGTTTGTTCGGACATATTCCCTCTCATCGACGAGACGTACCTGATGTTCTGGATCGGGGTCACCAGCGTCCTCTTGCTGTTCATTGTCTATGCCTACATGTACATACTGTGGAAGGCTCACAGCCACGCTGTTCGCATGATTCAGCGGGGCACGCAGAAAAGCATCATCATTCAGTCTACGGAGGATGGTAAGGTACAGATCACTAGGCCTGATCAAACTCGTATGGACATCAGGTTAGCCAAAACCTTGGTCCTTATCCTAGTCGTTTTAATCATATGCTGGGGCCCTCTCCTCGCCATCATGGTGTACGATGTCTTTGGGAAAATGAACAAGCTCATCAAGACTGTCTTTGCCTTCTGTAGCATGCTCTGTTTGCTGAATTCAACAGTGAATCCCATCATCTACGCTCTGAGGAGCAAGGACTTGCGACACGCCTTCCGCAGCATGTTCCCCACCTGCGAAGGAACCGCGCAGCCCCTCGATAACAGCATGGAGTCTGACTGCCAGCACAAACACGCCAACAATGCGGGGAACGTGCACAGGGCTGCCGAGAGCTGCATTAAGAGCACAGTTAAGATTGCCAAAGTTACCATGTCTGTCTCCACAGACACGACTGCTGAAGCGTTGTAA
- the CNR1 gene encoding cannabinoid receptor 1 isoform X2: MKSILDGLADTTFRTITTDLLYVGSNDIQYEDMKGDMASKLGYYPQKFPLSSFRGDPFQEKMTAGDDPLLSIIPSDQVNITEFYNKSLSTFKDNEENIQCGENFMDMECFMILNPSQQLAIAVLSLTLGTFTVLENLLVLCVILHSRSLRCRPSYHFIGSLAVADLLGSVIFVYSFVDFHVFHRKDSPNVFLFKLGGVTASFTASVGSLFLTAIDRYISIHRPLAYKRIVTRPKAVVAFCVMWTIAIVIAVLPLLGWNCKKLNSVCSDIFPLIDETYLMFWIGVTSVLLLFIVYAYMYILWKAHSHAVRMIQRGTQKSIIIQSTEDGKVQITRPDQTRMDIRLAKTLVLILVVLIICWGPLLAIMVYDVFGKMNKLIKTVFAFCSMLCLLNSTVNPIIYALRSKDLRHAFRSMFPTCEGTAQPLDNSMESDCQHKHANNAGNVHRAAESCIKSTVKIAKVTMSVSTDTTAEAL; this comes from the coding sequence ATGAAGTCAATCCTAGATGGCCTCGCAGATACAACTTTCCGAACAATCACAACAGATCTCCTTTACGTGGGCTCCAACGATATCCAGTACGAAGACATGAAAGGCGACATGGCATCCAAGCTGGGATACTACCCCCAGAAGTTCCCCCTCTCTTCCTTCAGGGGTGATCCTTTCCAAGAAAAAATGACTGCAGGAGATGATCCCCTGTTGAGCATTATTCCCTCAGATCAGGTCAACATCACAGAGTTTTACAACAAGTCCCTGTCCACGTTTAAGGATAATGAGGAGAACATACAGTGTGGGGAGAACTTCATGGATATGGAGTGCTTTATGATCCtgaaccccagccagcagctggccATCGCCGTGCTGTCGCTCACCCTGGGCACCTTCACGGTCCTAGAGAACCTCCTCGTCTTGTGCGTCATCCTCCACTCCCGAAGCCTCCGATGTAGACCCTCCTACCATTTCATCGGCAGCCTGGCTGTGGCCGACCTCCTGGGCAGCGTGATTTTTGTCTACAGTTTTGTGGATTTCCATGTTTTCCACCGGAAGGACAGCCCCAACGTCTTCTTGTTCAAACTGGGTGGAGTTACAGCCTCCTTCACCGCCTCCGTAGGTAGCCTTTTCCTCACGGCAATAGACCGGTACATATCTATACACAGGCCACTAGCTTACAAAAGGATTGTTACCCGACCAAAGGCTGTCGTAGCGTTTTGTGTGATGTGGACCATCGCTATTGTAATAGCCGTTCTTCCTCTGCTCGGCTGGAACTGCAAAAAGCTCAACTCTGTTTGTTCGGACATATTCCCTCTCATCGACGAGACGTACCTGATGTTCTGGATCGGGGTCACCAGCGTCCTCTTGCTGTTCATTGTCTATGCCTACATGTACATACTGTGGAAGGCTCACAGCCACGCTGTTCGCATGATTCAGCGGGGCACGCAGAAAAGCATCATCATTCAGTCTACGGAGGATGGTAAGGTACAGATCACTAGGCCTGATCAAACTCGTATGGACATCAGGTTAGCCAAAACCTTGGTCCTTATCCTAGTCGTTTTAATCATATGCTGGGGCCCTCTCCTCGCCATCATGGTGTACGATGTCTTTGGGAAAATGAACAAGCTCATCAAGACTGTCTTTGCCTTCTGTAGCATGCTCTGTTTGCTGAATTCAACAGTGAATCCCATCATCTACGCTCTGAGGAGCAAGGACTTGCGACACGCCTTCCGCAGCATGTTCCCCACCTGCGAAGGAACCGCGCAGCCCCTCGATAACAGCATGGAGTCTGACTGCCAGCACAAACACGCCAACAATGCGGGGAACGTGCACAGGGCTGCCGAGAGCTGCATTAAGAGCACAGTTAAGATTGCCAAAGTTACCATGTCTGTCTCCACAGACACGACTGCTGAAGCGTTGTAA